The Hevea brasiliensis isolate MT/VB/25A 57/8 chromosome 9, ASM3005281v1, whole genome shotgun sequence nucleotide sequence TCTCACAAGCAATAAAGGCTTAGAAAACTAACGTGTCTTATTAGATGGAAAGATTCCTCGGAAACCAAGACATTCCAATCTAGGATCCTTAAACCATTGCCATCCATGATCACCCCCATGTACAGTTGAACTGGCACAATGATCAACACCAGAGCCCCAGCCAATGCTAGCTGCCTCTGGTTCTTCTTCAACTATTGATTTTTCAGAAAGTTTCCCACCAAAACGCTGCCAGCAAGAGAAGTTTTCTGCCACATTGTCAATCTCAACCTTTGATCTTAAACGGTATCTGCATCGGAACATAGAAGTCAACAATCAAGTTTTACTACTGAACTGCTATATGAAGTTAAGAGTTGAAAAAAAGAAATAGGGAAAGGAGTAAAATATCAACAGTCCAATAAAATGGCTGGGAAAACATTTATCAAACACCATTTTAAGCCCATTTATAGACTGACCAGCAGAAATGCAAAGCTTACTAATTGCCTGTCAACTACTTATTATACATTTCTTAGACACTTGTTTACCTTCGTGAATGGGTATCAATAAAAGTACTTCCCAATATAATCCTATTACACACAAGGAGGAAAGATTACTAATCAACTATCAATCCTTTTTGCACTAAACAAATGCTATTTTTTCTTGATTAATGCAATCAGTCTTTGGCGCCATTCCTGCACTACCCAACATCAGGTCTTTCAGAACGAATTCTGCCAGTATAAGAATGATAAACTCTGAAAATTAGCTAAACTGATGACCTGTTAGTTCATTTTTACAATTTTGGGGCACAGTTTGTTAACATTTTTCTTCCTATAAGACATTCCCCCCTTAACATAAAAACTTTTGTTACTAATATATGGAATGCACCTTGACGCTAGACCAAGACGCCAGACGCCAGTCGCCAGCCAACTATAAATCCAGAAGTTCAGCGcataaataaaacaataaaacaaATGTGACATGACAATGCACAATGAACGCCTAAAGAAATATTAGCCCCCTCAACAACCGAAATACAGCTGCCTGAACCAAGAACGCCCAGCTCCTCAAACCCTGTTTCCTATTTGACAACTAAGAAAGTGAAATTCTTTCTTATCCGTGGCTCATAATCTCACTAGATTAAAAGAGCTTGCAGCTCCAGGTGCTATTAAGCTTTAGCAAACAAACAAATCAAGCTACAATAAGATTATTACAAGTATCTAACTACCAACTCATCTACATCAATACTAGCAGCAGCTGAGAATTACAACAAAAGGCAAAATATCATTCACATACagctcccaaaatcctataaaaGTAATTAAGGGGGAAATACACGAAGGGAAGAAGAACCCACCTTTTAAAAGTCTGCAATAGTTCATCAAGAACCGAAGAGTCGACATCCGCCAACAGTTCAACCGACTCACCATTGTCCGACCCGGGTCCAGACCCTCTACTATCAAGCTTCTCTCCAGACCGTGGCGGTCTATACAAAAACAAATCGTACAAAAACCTCCCCTGAGGAGTCAAAAGAGCAGCGTACATAGGCGGCACAGAGACGGTAGGCATATTGGGAGAGGGCAAACACGACGTTCCCTCGTCTGGTTGTTTACCAAATCTCCGCACATCGTTGGTTAGCAGACCTTGAAGGAATTTGATGGTGTCTGGGCCACCGAACCGGATTACGGACCGGGATGTTAAGCGCGAGACAAGGGATCCAGAGGTGGCAGCTCTATTGTTGAGACTCTGGTAGCCGCGGATGATGGGGTTGAAACGGTGCATTTTGCAATGTCGTTTTGGTGGTGATGGCGTCGAATTTGGAGGTTGTAGTTGAAGGAGATATATCTAATTGGCTGGGTGACACGTGTCTATGAAGGTTCTGGGCTTTTGACACGTTGGGTTCCATCTGATTAATTTTGGCCGTCTGCTTATGCATTTGGCCAATGTAGACGTCGCCGTTGTCTGGTCCGGGTCGATTTCGAGTCATTTCAGAATTAAGAAAGTGAATGAACTGAAATCGAATCAATTTTAGGCGATTTTGatccattttaattcaagaaaatccaAGCTTAGACTTAATTTAATTCAGGCGAGATTTTTATAGTGTTTAATATAAtggaattttatgaaatttatttataaatttaaaattttaatattcaatttaaataaaaatttatttaaaatttttaataattaattttataaaatttattataattaaatcaaaattatcaaaattaatataatttacaaatgaattttaaatttaaaattatatatattttaagtgataaaattatttttttattatatattattttattttattttatttatttcaaatataaaataaattttatatttaatataaaatatactttgcaaaaattcatttataaataaattatatcattaaatttatttgtaaataaaataaattttaccataaaattaaattaaacaagtTGTTTCTTGTTAAGAcagttttgatttaatttttaaatgaattgatttatttttgatttaatttcaaatagaattaactataattttaaaaagaaattaagaaatttttttaaaagagtaaattattatttatatattgtattttaataaaattaattatttaatttttatattttaaaaaatatattatttcgtttttttattttgattatgttAAACTGTTTAAGTctcttcattaattttttttattaagaattctaattaaattattatttagtcattttattttagtaaaattaattaattaatttctatatttaaaaaaaataaattagatagtctatataattttattttgttaactatttagtcttataattatttttatacctAAATTACCATAATCCTCTCTCCTTTATTTATCTCTCACTCttcatatttctttttttttctgcaCCCACACCATTCTCCCTCTCATTATCTCTTTacttatgtcacgacccaacctatgggccggaccggcactaggacctgggccagcctaaagcccccgagacccgtagtaag carries:
- the LOC110672889 gene encoding putative transferase At4g12130, mitochondrial gives rise to the protein MHRFNPIIRGYQSLNNRAATSGSLVSRLTSRSVIRFGGPDTIKFLQGLLTNDVRRFGKQPDEGTSCLPSPNMPTVSVPPMYAALLTPQGRFLYDLFLYRPPRSGEKLDSRGSGPGSDNGESVELLADVDSSVLDELLQTFKRYRLRSKVEIDNVAENFSCWQRFGGKLSEKSIVEEEPEAASIGWGSGVDHCASSTVHGGDHGWQWFKDPRLECLGFRGIFPSNKTPPMVEVDKQTDEENYQLGRIENGVAEGSTEIPKGEAIPLEYNLTSLNAISFDKGCYVGQELIARTYHRGVIRKRLLPLMFLDHSGKEVEQKVAPGSEVIDTASGKKVGPVTAALGCRGLGLLRLEEAFKTSGSLTIQGQEDVKVEAIRPKWWPAEWFPENRQYSAVA